From Arthrobacter sp. FW306-2-2C-D06B, a single genomic window includes:
- a CDS encoding bifunctional 4-hydroxy-2-oxoglutarate aldolase/2-dehydro-3-deoxy-phosphogluconate aldolase has translation MQRLDDQGTLLRPAPSAILSATRVVAVLRASHASEYAPIIEALQLGGVRSIELTLSTPGVWDELPRLQERFGDALEVGVGTITTAAEAETALDLGAAYIVTPVTTPDIISACVRRGVAVYPGGLTPTELHAGWKLGATAVKVFPASTVGAGYVSQLRGPFPDIQVIPSGGVDIDDVPAWIRAGALAVSLGGPLLGDAFKGGDLQELTARARRVRDLVDQTAAELGAAR, from the coding sequence ATGCAGCGCCTCGATGACCAGGGCACTCTTCTCCGCCCGGCCCCATCAGCCATCCTTAGCGCAACCCGGGTTGTGGCCGTCCTCCGTGCCAGCCATGCTTCCGAGTACGCCCCGATCATCGAAGCCCTCCAGCTGGGCGGGGTACGGAGCATCGAACTGACCTTGAGCACGCCAGGTGTATGGGACGAACTTCCTCGCCTTCAAGAAAGGTTCGGCGACGCCTTGGAAGTCGGCGTCGGAACCATCACCACGGCCGCCGAAGCAGAAACCGCCCTGGACCTCGGCGCCGCCTACATCGTGACTCCCGTCACCACTCCGGACATTATTTCCGCCTGCGTCCGTCGCGGCGTGGCCGTCTACCCGGGCGGCCTTACCCCCACCGAACTCCACGCCGGATGGAAACTGGGCGCCACAGCTGTCAAGGTGTTCCCCGCCTCCACCGTGGGTGCCGGCTATGTCTCACAGCTGCGCGGACCCTTCCCAGACATCCAGGTCATCCCTTCCGGCGGCGTGGACATCGACGACGTCCCCGCCTGGATCCGGGCAGGAGCACTTGCGGTCAGCCTGGGCGGCCCACTGCTGGGTGATGCCTTCAAAGGCGGCGACCTCCAGGAACTTACAGCCCGGGCCCGGCGCGTCCGCGACCTGGTGGACCAGACAGCAGCCGAGCTCGGAGCCGCCCGATGA